The following is a genomic window from Helicobacter sp. NHP19-003.
TGTGCGCTTCGCCCGCCTGCTCTAAATGCTTTGCAAAGTTACCCACAACCCCTAAGCCGATAAAGTCTTGCATCTACTCTCCTTAAATTAGGTCAAAAACAAATAGCCCTGTGCCTTTTCTCTCTCAAGGGGGCTAAGGCTAAAGGCCTTTTCGCCCACCTGCACACCATAAGAACGACCACTCTCACTTTTAGCATAACTGAGCACAATTTGGGCGGCCAACTTTTTCTCTTCAGCACTAGCGCATTTCTCCACAAGCCCCAAAGGCCCTTTGCAATCTAGTAAGGTGATTTTATCCATCAATGGGTGCGGGGATTCCAGTTTGGCGTTTTCTAACTCATTGCGCGCCACGATTAAACGGGTGTTGCCGACCACCATGTAGCGCCCCACTTTGACAAGCACATTGTCTTGCACCACCATTGTTTGCTGTGTTCTTTGGCGGTGCGCTTGCAAGTCTTTGAGCTTGCGGCTCACGCCCAAATCTGTCAGCAAGCACCCCCCACCGGGGTTTTCATAATGTTCTAAGCCTAGTTCTTTGACCTTTCCTAGCTGGGCGGTGCGCCCCCGCCCTTGCACGCCTAAGAGTTTAGAGCGATCCACCCACCCCTGCTTTTCTGCAAAGCTAGGCTCTAAAAGCCGTGCACTCATGGGACGCAACAACAATTCATCTAAAGTTTTGGGCTTGCTAGGGTCATCGCCCCTGCGGTCTAACAAACCATCAAAACAACTTTCTTGTCCAAAGGCGCGCACTAACTTTTTGACTTGATCCATCGCTTCCCTTCTTTGGCTCTTGGGGCGCTGGCCTAGCACCTCTCCACTAATGACAAAATCCGCCTCAAGTTCTAAAAGTTTGTAAAAAGCTTGTCTAAACATATTGGCGTGGCAATCGATGCAGGGGTTAAAATACTTGCCATAGCCATATTTAGGGCTAAACAACACATCGTTAAAAAATTGCTCTTGAATGTCGCATAAAAGCAACTTTGCGCCCACTTGTGCGCTGGCTCTTTCCAAATACTCTCTCTTGTCCTTATTGCTCCCAAACCCGATGTTAAAATGCAGGGCAAGGACTTCAATCCCTTGTGAGGCGACAAGGTGCATGGACAACAAGCTATCCAAACCCCCACTAAATAACGCTAAGGCTCTCATACTTTGACTAGTTCTCCTTGATTGGATTGGTGCAACTTTGCCCGCCACAAAGATAGCATTTCTAGCCTTTGACTCAATTCTAGGTCGGCGTGAAGGTAGTTGGTTTGTTCTAATTGTGTGGCGAAGTAGCGTCTAGTCAAGAGCACAAGCTGTGCGTCAAAATCCTTGTGGGGGGGGGTTGCTATGGGCAATCTCTCGTCTAATTTAATGGCAACGATTTGCGCATCTTCGGGCTCAGAAGCGCATAAAAGCTCAAAGGCGTGGGCGCAATGTCTAAAGACTTCGGGCTTGATGTAGACCTTTGCCCGCTCTAGCAACTCGGGGTACAATGCCATGTATTTAATCAACAACTCTTCTAGGGGGTCGCTGATGGGGCGTTGGGCTAAAGGTTGTAGGGGTTGTGGTTTGGGTTTTTGGGGGTTAAAAAAGCGCAAAGAAGTTTGCAACAAACTTGCCGCCATTGGTTTGTAGTCTTCTTGCACGATGGGGGGCAGATCGCGCAAAAAGGCTTGGATTTGCTCGAAGGCTTGTTTCTTTTGCAAGGGGTCGTTTAGGTTAAACTCTTTGACAATCCCCTGCAAGACAAACTCAATGAAGGGGATGGGGCGGGCTAAGAGAGCTTTTAGGTCATCTGCCTGCCCTTGCAAAATCATATCTGCGGGGTCAAGGGGAGGGGTTAAAAGCACCACGCCCCCACTTTTGAGCTCTTTGGCTAAAAGCTGGCTGGCCTTAAACGCCGCCGCTCGCCCCGCCTTATCGCCATCATAAAGCAAGATGATGGAGGGGTTGCCCCGACTTAATATGGGTAAATGCTCGGGGGTTAGGGCTGTGCCTAAAGTGGCCACCGCCGTGTTAAAGCCCGCTTGGTGTAGCAAGATCACATCCAAATAGCCTTCGGTCAAAATCAGTTGTCTGGTTTTTAAAATATTTTGACGGGCTTGGAAGTAGCCATAGAGCAGTTTAGATTTATTGAAAAGAGGGGTTTGGGGGGAGTTGATGTATTTAGCCATCTGTGCATTTTCTTGCAACACTCGTCCCCCAAAGCCCACAACCTTACCATTGGGGTTATGGATGGCAAACATAAGGCGCTTAGCAAAGCGCACAAAGACTTTTTTAGAATCGTCTTGTCCCAGAACCCCCAAATCTAAAAGGGCTTTGGTGTCTAGCCTATGGGCTTGGATATAGTCCATCACGCTCGGGGGCGCACAAAAGCCCAAAGAAAAATCCTTGAGGCTTTGGGGGCTAACCCCCCTTTGGCGCAAATACTCAAGGGCATTTGGAGTTTTGGTTAGCTGGGCTTGGTAACACTGGGCGATTTGTTCTAGGGTGTCCATATTTGTCGCGGGTTCTTTGCTGTGGGTGAAGTGCAAGGGGACATTGAATATACCCGCTAATTTCTGCGCCGCTGTGGGGAAGTCTACTTTTTCATACTCCATGATAAAGGTAAAAGCGTTGCCCGATTTGGAGCAACCATAACATCTAAAAGAATTGCGCTGGGGGTTGACAACAAAACTAGGGGTCTTTTCATCGTGAAAGGGGCAAATCGCTTGGTAGTTGCTCCCGATTTTTTTAAGCGCAATATAGCCTTGCACCACTTCCACGATGTCGGCGACTTGCTTGAGTTGTTCTAAAGACTCCTGCGTGATCATGTTTAAAAATTTAGCATATGAAACTTTGATTTTGCCTAAAGGTGCGCACAGGGCAACTTAGCCCAAAACTTTACAAACTTAATAGTAGATAACTTTAGCCTTTTACTATCAATTTTCTTAAGTTAAATATTTTAATATTGCCCTAAGCCTTGACTTACTCATAATTTTTAGCTAAAATCGTGGCACTTAAATTTTTTAAGTGCTAATTTTCGTAACTTGAGGAGATCACAATGTTTAAACCGTTAGGTGAAAGAGTTCTAGTTGAAAGACTAGAGGAAGAAAAGAAAACCGCTTCAGGGATCATCATCCCCGACAACGCTAAAGAAAAACCCCAAATGGGCGTGGTGAAAGCCGTGAGCCACAAAATCAGCGAAGATTGTAAGTGTCTCAAAGAGGGCGATGTCGTGGCTTTTGGCAAATACAAAGGCACTGAAATCGTTTTAGGCGGGAAAGAGTTCATGGTCTTAGAGTTAGAAGATGTACTGGGCGTGGTCGATTCTTGCTGCCACGGACACGACCATAAAGATCACAAGGGCGATCACAAACACGAGGGCAATTGCTGCCACAACCACTAAAAGAGTGGAACACCCAAGCATTTAAAAATTTGATAAAGGAAAACAAGAAATGGCAACCAAAGAAATTAAATTTGCAGACACTGCACGCAACAAACTTTTTGAAGGCGTGAAACAACTCCACGATGCCGTGAAAGTCACGATGGGGCCCCGTGGGCGCAATGTATTGATCCAAAAAAGCTATGGCGCGCCTAGCATCACTAAAGATGGCGTGAGCGTGGCTAAGGAAATTGAACTAGCTTGCCCTGTAGCCAATATGGGCGCACAACTGGTTAAAGAAGTGGCGAGCAAAACCGCCGATGCCGCTGGCGATGGCACAACCACGGCCACCGTGCTCGCTTACAGCATTTTCAAAGAGGGCTTACGCAACATCACTGCAGGGGCTAATCCCATTGAAATCAAAAGGGGCATGGACAAAGCCAGCGAGGCGATCATTGCTGAACTTAAAAAAGCGAGCAAGAAAGTGGGTGGCAAGGAGGAAATCACCCAAGTGGCGACCATCTCCGCCAACTCCGATGAAAAAATCGGCAAGCTCATCGCCGATGCGATGGAAAAAGTCGGCAAAGATGGTGTGATCACCGTAGAAGAAGCCAAAGGGATCGAAGACGAATTAGATGTGGTTGAGGGCATGCAATTTGACCGCGGCTATCTCTCCCCCTATTTTGTTACAAATGCCGAAAAAATGACCACCCAGCTAGAAAATGCCTACATTCTTTTGACGGATAAAAAAATCTCTAGCATGAAAGACATTTTGCCTCTGCTTGAACGCACCATGAAAGAGGGCAAACCCCTTTTGATCATCGCTGAGGACATTGAGGGCGAAGCGCTCACAACTTTGGTGGTGAATAAACTAAGGGGCGTGCTCAATGTCGCCGCTGTGAAAGCCCCCGGCTTTGGCGATCGCCGCAAAGAAATGCTCAAAGACATTGCAGTTTTGACCGGCGGGCAAGTGATCTCTGAGGAACTTGGCAAAACCCTAGAAAACGCCGATGCAAGCGATCTAGGTGTAGCAGCACGCATTGTGATCGACAAAGACAACACCACGATTGTAGATGGCAAGGGCAAAGCCCACGATGTCAAAGATCGCATCGCTCAAATCAAAACCCAAATCGAATCCACCACCAGCGACTACGATAAAGAAAAACTCCAAGAACGCTTGGCAAAACTCAGCGGTGGCGTGGCGGTGATTAAAGTCGGCGCGGCTTCTGAAGTGGAAATGAAAGAGAAGAAAGATCGCGTAGATGACGCACTCTCTGCCACTAAAGCGGCCGTAGAAGAGGGCATCGTGATCGGTGGGGGTGCGGCCCTGATTCGTGCGGCGCAAAAAGTGCATTTACACCTAGAGGGCGATGAAAAAGTGGGCTATGAAATCATCATGCGTGCCATCAAAGCCCCCTTAGCCCAAATTGCGGCCAATGCGGGCTATGATCGTGGCGTGGTGGTCAATGAAGTGGAAAAACACAAAGAGGCGCATTTTGGCTTTAATGCCAGCAATGGAGAGTATGTGGATATGTTTAAAGCGGGGATCATTGACCCCCTTAAAGTGGCGCGCATTGCCTTGCAAAACGCCGTGTCTGTCTCTAGCTTGCTCTTAACCACCGAAGCCACCGTGCACGAAGTCAAAGAAGACAAACCTGCTTCTCCTGCCATGCCTGATATGGGAGGCATGGGCGGCATGGGAGGCATGGGCGGCATGATGTAGCCCTTGCCTTTGCTTTTTGCCTTTTTAGAAGGGGGCTGGAGGGGGGCAATTCACTTAGGTGGCACGCTTTGCACCAACTTAAAAAATCGCATTTCTTAGAAAATCTCAAATCTCAAAAATTACGCTACAAACGCTACACCAAAAGCCCCTTGCGCTATGGTGGGGGGAAGTCTTTGGCGGTGGGCTTGATCTTAGAGCACATGCCAACAAATGTCAAAAGAGTCATCAGCCCCTTCATGGGTGGGGGGAGTGTGGAGATCGCTTGCGCCACTGAATTAGGCTTAGAGGTGTTGGCGTTTGACATTTTTGATATTTTGGTGAATTTTTGGCAAGTACTTTTGGCAGATAGAGAGCACCTTTATACCGCCCTGCTTGCCCTAAAACCCACCCAAGAAACCTACAACACCATTAAAGTCGAACTCAAGGCACATTATAAAAAAGAGTGCGTGCTCGACCCGCTCACTTTAGCAAGGGATTATTATTTTAACTTCAACTTAAGTTATGGTCCCGGATTTTTAGGCTGGATGAGCAAGATTTACACAGAGTCCAAACGCTACCACAACGCCCTAACCAAGTTAAAGAACTTCAGTGCCCCCACTTTGAGTGTGCAATGTGCGGACTTTGCCCAGGTGTTGTTGGCTTACCCCGATGACTTTGCCTATTTAGACCCGCCCTACTTCTTAGAGGGGGATTCTAAGATGTTTAGGGGGATTTATCCCATGCGCAACTTCCCCATCCACCATAATGGCTTTGCCCACAACACATTAGCCCAAATGCTTAAAGAGCGTCCGGGACCTTTTATTTTGAGTTACAATGATTGCGCTTTTGTGCGTGAAACCTACAAAGATTTTAAGATTGTAGAACTTGCTTGGCAATACACGATGGGGCAGGGGGAGACGAGGATGGGTAAAAACCGCTTAGAGCGGGGCGATGAGGGATATGTGAAAAAATCCCATGAGCTTTTGATCATTAAGGAATGATCATTAAGGAATGAGCATGCACATTTCAAAAGTGAAAACAGCCTTCAAAATTGCAGATGTAGAGCTTGTACCCCACAACAGAAGACTTAATTTTAATTACCTTAAAGAATTGAAAGATGAAAACCACAACCCCCTACCCCAAAGCCTTTTGACGAAAAATGTCGCCCGGGTGTATTTGATTGTTGTGGATGGAGTCATTAAAAAAATTGGAGGTTCGCAAGACAAAGGGGGGATTAAGCGCACTTTACACATTTATAGAGACGGGGGCGTGAAAGGACGGCCTAGCATTAGGAGTTTTGGGATTTGGTATTTTCTTTACCACACGATTTTATCGGGCAAAAAAATAGAGTTCTACATGATTTACCAAGATAATTTTAAAGCTGATGTAAAAGGCTTATTCAGTTTACATGGGGTGCCTGAAGCTTCTATTAACTATAAATTTTTAGAAAATGCGTGTTTGTTGGATCACCACAAGATGATGGGAGATTACCCCGAGTGGAATGTCCAAGAACAGGGTAAGGATTGGCCCAGCGAGATTAAAGATGCCCACGCCCGCCTTTTACAAAACGCCCAAACTAGAAAAAAGAAAGTAAAAAGGGGAGCGGTACAAATCTCTAAAAACACAGAGAGGGGAGATTAAAGCGGAGGTGCGGTGCTGATTTATTCACAAGTCTAACCCTTTTGGTTTTTAAACCCTCATATGACTCCTTGCTATGGTCATTATTTTGGCCCTTAACCCCTTAGTATTTTACGAGCCTTTGCTGTTTTAAATCTGCATAATCTGGCATGGCGTAATTGGCAAAAGGCTCTAAAGCGATGCTCCCTCTTTTAGTGAATTTGGCTAGAACTTCTAGGTATTTGGGCTCAAGCAAGGCGACCAAGTCGTTTAAAATCTTACCCACGCAATCCTCCCCAAACATCCCCTCATTGCGGAAACTGAAAAGATAGAGTTTGAGCGATTTGCTCTCGACCATTTTAGCCCCTGCAATGTAGTTGATATAAATCGTGGCAAAGTCGGGCTGGGCGGTGATCGGGCATAGGCTCGTGAACTCTGCACTCACTAGACGGGTGAAAATGTCTAAATTTGGGTGTGGATTAATAAAAGCCTCTAGGAGCGCGGGGTCGTATTTGTCAATGTAGGGGGTCTTAGCCCCTAAGTGGTGCAAGTTGTAACTAGGCATTTAGTACCTCAACACAACGCTGGCAAGGTTCTAGCGCGCTTGGGCTTGTAAATTGCCAACAACGGGGGCATTTGTGCTGGCTGGCCTTGTAGAGCGTGAAGGCTGGAGTGTCTAAGAGGGCGTTTTCTTGTGGCGGACACACGCTAGACACCATCAGCCACTCGGCGTAATGCTTAAAGCCATCGGGTTCTTTTAAGTGGATTTCTAGCTCTAAAGAAGTTTTAACTTGTTTGTCTTTTTTAAGGCTATCTAAGGCTTCGCTAAAAAGGGTGCGTAGGTGCAAGGGGGTTTTGAATTCTTCAAGTAAGGCGTTATTAGGGTGCAACGCGGGCTTTTTCAAGTCAAAGACACTATCCCCACTGAGCGCCACTTCTTTAAACAGAGGGCTAGCGTGGCTGAAGACTTCTTCAATGGTGTAGGTCAAAACGGGGGCTAGAGTGAAGCTTAATTGGTGCGCTATGTGCAACATCGCTGTTTGTATCCCCCGTCTTTTGGGGCTGTCTTTGCCATCGCAATACAAGCTGTCCTTGCAAATGTCTAAATAAATGCCGCTGAGTTCATTAGCGATGAAGGCTAAGAGTTTTTGTAAACCCTTGACAAAGTCGTACGCTTGAAAATGCGCCTGCACTTGGTTAAAGACCTGCGTACTTTGGGCTAAAATCCATGCATCTAGGGGGTTTAGGGGGCTTAAACTCTCTAAATCTGCCATGTTTGCAAGCAAGAAGCGCAAGGTGTTGCGGATTTTTTTATAGCTCTCGGCGGTTTGTTTAAAGAAAGCATCGCTCACACTTAGGTCGTTTTGATAATCGTTGAGCACTACCCACAAGCGCAAAATGTCGCTGCCATAGGTGTTTAGGATATGCTCCAAGGAGATCACATTGCCCTTAGACTTACTCATCTTATGCCCCTTCTCATCGACCGTGAAGCCATGCGTCAAAACACCCTTGAAGGGGGCTTTGGAGTGGGCAATACAGCCTAGGAGCAAGGAACTTTGAAACCACCCCCTGTGCTGGTCGCTCCCCTCAAGCACTACATCGCTTGGGAATAATTTGAGCCGTTCTTCGCACACTGCTTTAAAGGTGCTGCCGCTGTCAAACCACACATCCAAAATGTGCGTGTTTTTCTCTAACCTAGGGGCTAGGTGCTTGGAGTTTTCGGGCAATAAATCGGCAATGTCCGCCTCCCACCACGCATTGCACCCCTTTTTGGCAAAGATGTTTTTAATATGCTCCAAAATGGCGGGCTCAAGCAGAGGTTCTTGGCTCTCTTTGTCTAAGAAAAACGCCATCGGTACGCCCCAGCTTCTTTGGCGCGACACACACCAGTCGGGGCGCTGCTCGATCATCGCCCTTAGGCGGTTTTTACCCTGTGGGGGCGCAAATTGCACACCCTCAATCGCCTCTAAAGCGACCTCTCTTAAGGTCTTCTTGCTCCCATCGGGCTGCAAAAAAGGCTCGTCCATGAGGATAAACCATTGCGTGGTCGCCCGAAATAAAATGGGCTCGTGGCTACGCCAACAGTGGGGATAGGAGTGCGTGATGATGCTGTGGTGCAAGAGGTGCTCGCCGAGCAGCTCTAGGATTTTTGGCTGGATTTTTAGCACATGCGCACCTAAGAACTCTGGGGGCAACAGCTTTTTATCCAAAATCTCTTGGTCGTAACAGCCCCGATCATCTACGGGCATCAGCACTTCTAAACCATAATCTAGCCCCAGAAAATAGTCCTCCTCCCCATGCCCGGGGGCGGTGTGCACCGCTCCGCTGCCCTCTTCTAAGCTCACATGTCCACCCAGCACCACCAAAGAAGTACGCCCATTTAGCGGGTTCAGTGCTTCTTGCCTTTCCAAAAGATTGCTTTCAAAGCTCCCCACAATCTCGCCTTTTAAAATCCCCTTTGCTAAGAGTTTGGGGGCAAGCTCCAAAGCAACGATTTGCCCTGCTGAAGTGATGGCGTAAGTGGTTTTGGGCTTTAGGGCGATGGCGGCATTGGCGGGCAAGGTCCAAGGCGTGGTGGTCCAAATCACCAAAGAAAAATCTGTCGGGATTTGCTCTACGCTAAAATGCGCCTCTTTGGCTAAAAATGCGGCACTCTTAGGGTCTAAATTGAAGGCGACAAAGATGGAATCCGACTGCTTGTCTTGGTACTCCACCTCAGCCTCAGCCAACGCACTTTGGCACGCCCAGCTCCAGTACACGGG
Proteins encoded in this region:
- a CDS encoding DNA adenine methylase, producing the protein MHQLKKSHFLENLKSQKLRYKRYTKSPLRYGGGKSLAVGLILEHMPTNVKRVISPFMGGGSVEIACATELGLEVLAFDIFDILVNFWQVLLADREHLYTALLALKPTQETYNTIKVELKAHYKKECVLDPLTLARDYYFNFNLSYGPGFLGWMSKIYTESKRYHNALTKLKNFSAPTLSVQCADFAQVLLAYPDDFAYLDPPYFLEGDSKMFRGIYPMRNFPIHHNGFAHNTLAQMLKERPGPFILSYNDCAFVRETYKDFKIVELAWQYTMGQGETRMGKNRLERGDEGYVKKSHELLIIKE
- the groL gene encoding chaperonin GroEL (60 kDa chaperone family; promotes refolding of misfolded polypeptides especially under stressful conditions; forms two stacked rings of heptamers to form a barrel-shaped 14mer; ends can be capped by GroES; misfolded proteins enter the barrel where they are refolded when GroES binds); the encoded protein is MATKEIKFADTARNKLFEGVKQLHDAVKVTMGPRGRNVLIQKSYGAPSITKDGVSVAKEIELACPVANMGAQLVKEVASKTADAAGDGTTTATVLAYSIFKEGLRNITAGANPIEIKRGMDKASEAIIAELKKASKKVGGKEEITQVATISANSDEKIGKLIADAMEKVGKDGVITVEEAKGIEDELDVVEGMQFDRGYLSPYFVTNAEKMTTQLENAYILLTDKKISSMKDILPLLERTMKEGKPLLIIAEDIEGEALTTLVVNKLRGVLNVAAVKAPGFGDRRKEMLKDIAVLTGGQVISEELGKTLENADASDLGVAARIVIDKDNTTIVDGKGKAHDVKDRIAQIKTQIESTTSDYDKEKLQERLAKLSGGVAVIKVGAASEVEMKEKKDRVDDALSATKAAVEEGIVIGGGAALIRAAQKVHLHLEGDEKVGYEIIMRAIKAPLAQIAANAGYDRGVVVNEVEKHKEAHFGFNASNGEYVDMFKAGIIDPLKVARIALQNAVSVSSLLLTTEATVHEVKEDKPASPAMPDMGGMGGMGGMGGMM
- the ileS gene encoding isoleucine--tRNA ligase — encoded protein: MDYKDTLILPTTTFPMRANLGQNAPKVYAKWQEEGVYAHMQAKRKGQASFNLHDGPPYANGHLHIGHALNKILKDVVVKHRYFAGFAIDYTPGWDCHGLPIEQQVEKEFKDKSQVLKFRNRCYNHARKFIDIQRDEFLQLGVVGDYNHPYETLEHAFEASIYDMLCIVAQKGLLKQRFKPVYWSWACQSALAEAEVEYQDKQSDSIFVAFNLDPKSAAFLAKEAHFSVEQIPTDFSLVIWTTTPWTLPANAAIALKPKTTYAITSAGQIVALELAPKLLAKGILKGEIVGSFESNLLERQEALNPLNGRTSLVVLGGHVSLEEGSGAVHTAPGHGEEDYFLGLDYGLEVLMPVDDRGCYDQEILDKKLLPPEFLGAHVLKIQPKILELLGEHLLHHSIITHSYPHCWRSHEPILFRATTQWFILMDEPFLQPDGSKKTLREVALEAIEGVQFAPPQGKNRLRAMIEQRPDWCVSRQRSWGVPMAFFLDKESQEPLLEPAILEHIKNIFAKKGCNAWWEADIADLLPENSKHLAPRLEKNTHILDVWFDSGSTFKAVCEERLKLFPSDVVLEGSDQHRGWFQSSLLLGCIAHSKAPFKGVLTHGFTVDEKGHKMSKSKGNVISLEHILNTYGSDILRLWVVLNDYQNDLSVSDAFFKQTAESYKKIRNTLRFLLANMADLESLSPLNPLDAWILAQSTQVFNQVQAHFQAYDFVKGLQKLLAFIANELSGIYLDICKDSLYCDGKDSPKRRGIQTAMLHIAHQLSFTLAPVLTYTIEEVFSHASPLFKEVALSGDSVFDLKKPALHPNNALLEEFKTPLHLRTLFSEALDSLKKDKQVKTSLELEIHLKEPDGFKHYAEWLMVSSVCPPQENALLDTPAFTLYKASQHKCPRCWQFTSPSALEPCQRCVEVLNA
- a CDS encoding GIY-YIG nuclease family protein — protein: MHISKVKTAFKIADVELVPHNRRLNFNYLKELKDENHNPLPQSLLTKNVARVYLIVVDGVIKKIGGSQDKGGIKRTLHIYRDGGVKGRPSIRSFGIWYFLYHTILSGKKIEFYMIYQDNFKADVKGLFSLHGVPEASINYKFLENACLLDHHKMMGDYPEWNVQEQGKDWPSEIKDAHARLLQNAQTRKKKVKRGAVQISKNTERGD
- a CDS encoding 7-cyano-7-deazaguanine synthase — encoded protein: MRALALFSGGLDSLLSMHLVASQGIEVLALHFNIGFGSNKDKREYLERASAQVGAKLLLCDIQEQFFNDVLFSPKYGYGKYFNPCIDCHANMFRQAFYKLLELEADFVISGEVLGQRPKSQRREAMDQVKKLVRAFGQESCFDGLLDRRGDDPSKPKTLDELLLRPMSARLLEPSFAEKQGWVDRSKLLGVQGRGRTAQLGKVKELGLEHYENPGGGCLLTDLGVSRKLKDLQAHRQRTQQTMVVQDNVLVKVGRYMVVGNTRLIVARNELENAKLESPHPLMDKITLLDCKGPLGLVEKCASAEEKKLAAQIVLSYAKSESGRSYGVQVGEKAFSLSPLEREKAQGYLFLT
- the groES gene encoding co-chaperone GroES; the encoded protein is MFKPLGERVLVERLEEEKKTASGIIIPDNAKEKPQMGVVKAVSHKISEDCKCLKEGDVVAFGKYKGTEIVLGGKEFMVLELEDVLGVVDSCCHGHDHKDHKGDHKHEGNCCHNH
- the queF gene encoding preQ(1) synthase yields the protein MPSYNLHHLGAKTPYIDKYDPALLEAFINPHPNLDIFTRLVSAEFTSLCPITAQPDFATIYINYIAGAKMVESKSLKLYLFSFRNEGMFGEDCVGKILNDLVALLEPKYLEVLAKFTKRGSIALEPFANYAMPDYADLKQQRLVKY
- the dnaG gene encoding DNA primase, which gives rise to MITQESLEQLKQVADIVEVVQGYIALKKIGSNYQAICPFHDEKTPSFVVNPQRNSFRCYGCSKSGNAFTFIMEYEKVDFPTAAQKLAGIFNVPLHFTHSKEPATNMDTLEQIAQCYQAQLTKTPNALEYLRQRGVSPQSLKDFSLGFCAPPSVMDYIQAHRLDTKALLDLGVLGQDDSKKVFVRFAKRLMFAIHNPNGKVVGFGGRVLQENAQMAKYINSPQTPLFNKSKLLYGYFQARQNILKTRQLILTEGYLDVILLHQAGFNTAVATLGTALTPEHLPILSRGNPSIILLYDGDKAGRAAAFKASQLLAKELKSGGVVLLTPPLDPADMILQGQADDLKALLARPIPFIEFVLQGIVKEFNLNDPLQKKQAFEQIQAFLRDLPPIVQEDYKPMAASLLQTSLRFFNPQKPKPQPLQPLAQRPISDPLEELLIKYMALYPELLERAKVYIKPEVFRHCAHAFELLCASEPEDAQIVAIKLDERLPIATPPHKDFDAQLVLLTRRYFATQLEQTNYLHADLELSQRLEMLSLWRAKLHQSNQGELVKV